In Zobellia roscoffensis, the following are encoded in one genomic region:
- a CDS encoding M23 family metallopeptidase — MKKLFAFLLLFTTIVGVSQEKYPQDAFRSPVDIPLVLAGTFGELRSNHFHSGIDIKTQQREGLPIYAIADGSVTRIKVSHWGYGKVLYIAHPNGYTSVYGHLQKFGPKIQEYVKKLQYKKKSYEVEDFPDYAEIKVEKGEIIAYGGNTGGSSGPHLHFEIRSSISEKPTNPLLYGFDVRDATNPTLQKLYGFPLSEDAQINQSKNATALNFKRQKDGTFLADPVNAVGTVGFGFVGFDRQDLAANHNGVYSVQQLVNGKVYTDYDLESFSFGETRYINTLIDYYHYGKYRQRIQLLYKSPGNKLSIYNTVENEGKIDIREGLSYNVELLIKDYAGNLTKAIIPVEGKKELIKVDKDEKKTENYVIAKKPNNYDLGAAKVYFPANTFYDDFYIDLKKDDDTVRIHNSTVAAHRNFTITFDVSKYSEAERKQMFIARLDSRLRPSHASTYKRGNTFTTRTRNMGTYTLAKDTVAPRIKAKNFKEKQWLNNYHYLSLRITDDLSGIDTYSATLNGKWILMEYEPKTATLTYNFDDVILDQKECKLEVTVTDNVGNTNTLTHTFYRK; from the coding sequence ATGAAAAAACTTTTTGCCTTTCTTTTGCTGTTTACTACTATTGTTGGTGTTTCCCAAGAAAAATACCCACAAGATGCGTTTCGGTCTCCCGTAGATATCCCTCTGGTTCTTGCCGGGACCTTCGGAGAATTACGTTCCAATCATTTTCACTCTGGCATTGACATAAAAACCCAACAACGGGAAGGATTACCCATTTATGCTATTGCAGATGGAAGTGTTACCCGTATAAAAGTTTCTCATTGGGGTTACGGAAAAGTGCTATACATTGCCCACCCAAATGGCTATACTTCTGTTTATGGACACCTTCAAAAATTTGGTCCTAAAATCCAAGAATATGTAAAGAAGCTTCAGTACAAGAAAAAATCCTATGAGGTTGAAGACTTCCCAGATTATGCAGAAATAAAAGTAGAAAAAGGGGAAATTATAGCCTACGGTGGTAATACCGGAGGTTCTTCTGGCCCTCACCTTCATTTTGAAATTAGAAGTAGTATTTCGGAAAAACCTACAAACCCATTATTATATGGTTTTGACGTTCGTGATGCCACTAACCCTACATTACAAAAACTGTACGGTTTTCCACTTTCTGAAGATGCACAAATTAACCAAAGTAAAAACGCCACCGCTCTTAATTTTAAGAGACAAAAAGACGGAACGTTCTTGGCTGACCCTGTTAATGCCGTTGGTACAGTAGGATTTGGTTTTGTAGGTTTTGACCGTCAAGACCTTGCCGCTAACCACAATGGTGTGTATTCCGTACAACAATTGGTAAACGGAAAAGTCTATACAGATTATGATTTAGAATCTTTTTCTTTTGGGGAGACTAGATATATCAATACTTTAATTGATTATTACCATTACGGAAAATACCGTCAGCGTATTCAATTGCTCTATAAATCGCCCGGAAATAAATTAAGCATATACAACACGGTTGAAAACGAAGGCAAGATTGATATTCGCGAAGGATTAAGTTACAATGTTGAATTATTGATCAAGGATTATGCCGGCAACTTAACCAAGGCTATCATACCTGTAGAAGGAAAAAAAGAACTTATAAAGGTTGATAAGGACGAGAAGAAGACAGAGAATTATGTGATTGCCAAAAAGCCGAACAATTATGATTTAGGTGCTGCAAAAGTATATTTCCCTGCAAATACTTTTTATGACGATTTTTACATCGATTTAAAAAAGGATGATGATACGGTCCGGATTCATAATTCTACCGTGGCGGCGCACCGCAACTTCACCATTACTTTTGACGTTTCAAAATATAGTGAAGCAGAAAGAAAACAGATGTTCATTGCAAGACTAGATAGTAGATTAAGACCCTCACATGCCTCAACCTACAAACGTGGAAATACATTTACAACACGAACCAGAAACATGGGCACTTACACTTTGGCAAAAGACACTGTGGCTCCTAGAATAAAAGCGAAAAACTTTAAAGAAAAACAGTGGCTGAACAACTACCACTATCTAAGTTTACGAATTACGGATGACCTTAGTGGTATTGACACGTATTCCGCAACCTTGAACGGCAAATGGATATTGATGGAGTACGAGCCAAAAACCGCGACACTAACCTATAATTTTGACGATGTTATTCTAGATCAGAAAGAATGCAAACTTGAAGTTACAGTGACTGACAATGTGGGCAATACAAATACTTTGACCCATACTTTTTATAGAAAATAA
- a CDS encoding TonB-dependent receptor, whose protein sequence is MKCSRLILVFALFGFTLGLSAQTATLTGIVLNKANEPLREVNITTNSTGTFSNESGFYSLQVTADEAITVTFSHLGHKNAVLKDLILSTNEVFEFNPVLSVDAIQIDGVTITPTGKKMVSGITSLSPEIVRNIPGANAGVENILKLLPGVSSSNELSTQYSVRGGNYDENLVYVNEIEVYRPFLVRSAQQEGMSFVNSNMVQNVRFSSGGFQAKYGDKLSSVLDITYKKPSETNVQLDLSFLGASATVETVSKNKKLSTISGIRYRNNSLLVNSQETNSNFNPTFADAQTFTTYRFSNKFHLDFLGTVSINDYKNEPLNRQTNFGTIAEPKSLRIYYQGEENNRYNTVLGALKGNYFVNEKTTLKLIVSLYHTTEEEYSDVIAQYELGDVNNDLTSDSFGSATNLRGIGTQFNRARNELDALIFNITHKGNHTIENKVLEWGIKYTHEDIRDQLRESEFIDSVGFFVRPPLPEFNTNEPEVPSNSPLVAYDGVNAINFVKTDRFSGFVQFSNRLSLASHDFHYNIGVRAQHWTISGEDIKTSSQFVISPRGQVSLKPSWKSDMVFRLSGGLYYQPPFYRELRDATGTINPDVKAQESIHLVLGNEFSFNLWERPFTLMSELYYKRLNHVNTYTLEDVRIRYVANNDAKAYAYGADLRLNGAFVPGTESWVSIGYLKTEENSNDRGYIARPSDQRLKFGVLFQDYIPEFPNFKMYLNLVYNTGVPGGSPNYADPYVYNTRLRDYKRADLGISHIFVGGNRTYQKNHWLHRFKELSAGFEIFNLFNNQNSITNTWVRDVDSKQQFAVPNFMTSRVFNLRLRMRF, encoded by the coding sequence TTGAAGTGCTCTAGACTTATTCTTGTTTTTGCGCTATTCGGTTTTACACTTGGCTTAAGTGCGCAAACCGCTACGCTTACAGGCATAGTGTTGAACAAAGCGAATGAGCCCTTAAGGGAAGTAAACATCACCACAAATTCTACTGGAACTTTTTCTAATGAAAGCGGATTTTACTCCCTACAAGTTACCGCAGATGAAGCTATAACGGTAACATTTTCTCATTTAGGACATAAAAATGCCGTATTAAAAGACTTAATTCTATCCACCAACGAAGTTTTTGAATTCAACCCTGTATTGAGTGTTGATGCCATACAAATTGATGGTGTAACCATCACTCCTACGGGAAAGAAAATGGTTTCTGGTATTACCTCGCTAAGCCCAGAAATTGTTCGAAATATACCTGGAGCCAATGCCGGAGTTGAAAATATTCTTAAACTATTACCCGGTGTTTCTTCAAGCAATGAATTAAGTACCCAATACAGTGTACGAGGTGGCAATTATGATGAAAATCTAGTATATGTAAATGAAATTGAAGTCTATCGCCCTTTTTTGGTTCGCTCAGCTCAGCAGGAAGGTATGAGTTTTGTGAATAGTAACATGGTTCAAAACGTTCGTTTTTCTTCCGGTGGATTTCAAGCCAAATATGGCGATAAACTTTCGTCCGTTTTAGACATCACCTACAAGAAACCATCAGAAACCAATGTGCAACTAGATTTAAGTTTCCTTGGAGCAAGCGCCACAGTAGAAACGGTTTCTAAAAACAAAAAATTGAGCACAATTAGCGGTATTCGGTATAGAAATAACAGCTTATTGGTAAACAGCCAAGAGACCAACTCCAATTTCAACCCTACTTTTGCAGATGCACAAACTTTTACGACCTACCGGTTTTCCAACAAATTCCATCTTGACTTTCTAGGCACTGTTTCAATTAACGATTATAAGAACGAACCTTTAAACCGGCAAACCAATTTTGGTACTATTGCTGAGCCCAAATCACTTAGAATATACTATCAAGGGGAAGAAAATAATCGCTATAACACAGTTTTAGGAGCCTTAAAAGGTAATTACTTCGTAAACGAAAAAACTACCTTAAAGCTTATTGTTTCGCTATACCATACTACGGAAGAAGAATATTCTGATGTAATTGCCCAATATGAGCTGGGCGATGTTAATAATGACCTTACCAGCGATTCTTTTGGTAGTGCCACAAACCTACGGGGAATTGGCACTCAATTCAACCGCGCTAGAAACGAGCTGGATGCGCTAATTTTCAACATTACCCATAAAGGAAACCATACCATTGAAAACAAAGTGCTTGAATGGGGAATAAAATATACTCACGAAGACATTCGCGATCAATTGCGTGAATCTGAATTTATTGATTCCGTTGGTTTTTTTGTTCGCCCACCTTTGCCCGAGTTCAATACCAATGAACCAGAAGTACCTTCCAACTCACCACTTGTTGCTTATGATGGTGTTAACGCTATAAATTTTGTCAAGACCGATCGCTTTTCAGGTTTTGTGCAATTTAGTAATAGACTCTCCTTGGCCTCTCATGATTTCCACTATAATATTGGAGTTCGAGCGCAACACTGGACAATTTCAGGAGAAGACATTAAAACCTCATCACAATTTGTTATAAGTCCACGTGGACAAGTATCCTTAAAACCCAGTTGGAAAAGTGATATGGTCTTCAGGCTTTCCGGCGGACTTTATTACCAGCCTCCTTTTTATCGTGAACTGCGGGATGCGACCGGAACCATCAACCCAGATGTAAAAGCCCAAGAATCCATTCACCTAGTATTGGGCAATGAATTTTCTTTTAATCTTTGGGAACGCCCTTTTACACTTATGAGCGAGCTGTATTATAAAAGGCTGAACCATGTTAACACATATACGTTGGAAGACGTACGTATACGCTATGTTGCCAATAATGATGCTAAGGCCTACGCTTACGGAGCTGATTTAAGGTTAAACGGAGCCTTTGTGCCAGGCACCGAATCCTGGGTGAGCATTGGATATTTAAAAACAGAAGAAAATAGTAACGACCGAGGATATATTGCCAGACCTTCTGACCAACGGTTAAAATTTGGAGTATTATTTCAAGATTACATTCCGGAATTTCCCAATTTTAAAATGTACCTGAACCTGGTTTACAACACCGGGGTACCCGGTGGTTCTCCAAATTATGCAGATCCTTATGTGTACAATACAAGATTACGTGATTATAAGCGCGCAGATTTAGGAATTTCCCATATTTTTGTGGGCGGAAACAGAACCTATCAAAAAAACCACTGGTTGCACAGGTTTAAAGAACTGAGCGCAGGATTTGAGATATTTAATTTGTTCAACAATCAAAATTCAATTACCAATACATGGGTCAGGGATGTGGATAGCAAACAACAATTTGCAGTCCCTAATTTCATGACAAGTCGCGTGTTCAACCTAAGATTACGCATGCGCTTTTAG